In Bremerella alba, one DNA window encodes the following:
- a CDS encoding PstS family phosphate ABC transporter substrate-binding protein: MLRCHTFVIALLLACVCPGVLLAQLQVDPQLPVYQRVSGVSGTLKSIGSDTMNNLMTLWAEGFQEIYPNVQIEIEGKGSSTAPPALIQGTATFGPMSRPMKANEIDDFEKRYGYKPTELGTSIDMLAVYVHKDNPIAGLTLAQVDAIFSTNRKWGAENDITRWGELGVRGAFAQSPISLYGRNSASGTYAFFKENALLGGDYKPSVKEQPGSSSVVQGVATDSFSIGYSGIGYKTSDVRTLPISIEDSDFVEPTAENADDYPLSRFLFVGVNHRPGSALDPLRREFLKFVYSQQGQKAVLKDGYLPIPAIIAEAQLEKVGIKN; encoded by the coding sequence ATGTTGCGTTGCCACACATTTGTGATTGCTTTGCTCTTGGCGTGCGTTTGCCCTGGAGTGCTGCTGGCGCAACTGCAAGTCGATCCGCAGCTACCCGTTTACCAGCGTGTCTCGGGTGTCTCAGGCACGCTCAAGAGCATCGGCTCAGACACGATGAACAACCTGATGACCCTCTGGGCGGAAGGGTTTCAAGAGATCTATCCGAACGTCCAAATCGAAATCGAAGGCAAAGGCTCGTCGACCGCTCCTCCGGCGCTGATCCAAGGCACCGCGACATTCGGCCCAATGAGCCGCCCCATGAAGGCCAACGAAATCGACGATTTTGAAAAACGCTACGGCTATAAACCAACCGAACTGGGCACCAGTATCGACATGCTGGCGGTCTATGTTCATAAGGACAATCCGATCGCTGGGCTGACGCTTGCTCAGGTCGACGCGATCTTTTCAACTAATCGTAAATGGGGTGCCGAGAACGACATTACCCGCTGGGGAGAACTGGGCGTACGAGGTGCATTCGCGCAGTCCCCAATCAGCTTGTATGGTCGTAACTCGGCTTCCGGGACCTACGCGTTCTTCAAGGAAAATGCACTTCTGGGTGGCGACTATAAGCCGTCGGTCAAGGAGCAGCCAGGCAGCTCTTCGGTCGTGCAAGGAGTTGCGACAGACAGTTTCAGCATTGGCTATAGCGGTATCGGTTACAAAACCTCAGATGTTCGCACTCTACCGATATCCATTGAAGACAGCGATTTCGTCGAGCCGACGGCCGAAAACGCCGACGACTACCCCTTATCGCGTTTCCTGTTTGTCGGAGTAAACCACCGTCCCGGCAGTGCACTAGACCCACTCCGCCGCGAGTTTTTAAAATTCGTCTATAGCCAACAAGGCCAGAAGGCCGTGTTGAAAGATGGCTACCTACCCATTCCAGCTATTATCGCTGAGGCCCAGTTAGAAAAGGTCGGTATCAAAAACTGA
- a CDS encoding ABC transporter permease subunit gives MRWSDILSEGVISVGGIGTIVAVCLVALVLLMEVLPLFRSASIKPLNIREVPWISGEIVHFELNEYQTMGWLITNDGTLKVVRLIPPDPEDADAKSMSPLAFEVVKETKLFDDGEVTSISTSTGETDFVLGMDNGNVRVGNVEFKTTFVDPVEIKSWFVEQTDSVSSKHFSHPGDTVIYNDGVVQMTPQGQYRAQNVEWTLGDPVEVSDSAIVLLDHLPQANARSNLGGKSITFAAMDGENTLKLGVVNEKKSLLTGKTKLDTKLYDLPPIPGNDSVPKFILIDGLGNNVLAVEESGQLSRYDIRNKDSIRLAETVDLVPDPGVSLTVCDWVLGRETLFAGDSQGNSSGWFQIRLSDRNDERFSHRNSSDGFALVRAHVFPPGPGAVSAFGASSRSRMFIVGYANGQCSLFHMTTEKHVADLMMPEGGQVGLARIAPRDDGLFIEAGDKIAHFALSPGFPDITLSSLFLPVWYEGYAEPLNMWQSSSSKTKDELKFSLYPLISGTFKATFYSMLFGAPLALLAGVYTSEFSTRRTRRLVKPTVEMMASLPSVVLGFLAALVFAPVAEKVVPACLASMFTVPFAILLGAFLWQIMPQTFTLRLQPYRLWFLTPVLVLGIYLAYWLGPSIEQWLFLGNIKLWLVHPEQGSGVGGWLLILIPFCVLVISVLDVYVLNSFWRGSVAMAPRFTFALLSLGKFLLFSLVTFSMAYALGTLLDLAGWDPRGTYIGEFDQRNSLIVGFVMGFAVIPIIYTLSDDALSSVPSHLRSASLGCGATHWQTTVRIVIPTAMSGLFSALMIGLGRVAGETMIVLMAGGNTPIEDWNIFNGFRTLSTNVAIELPEAVQGSSHYRVLFFSALVLFLLTFLINTVAEVVRLYFRRRAYQL, from the coding sequence GTGCGTTGGTCAGATATTTTGTCCGAAGGTGTCATCTCGGTCGGTGGAATTGGTACGATCGTCGCCGTCTGCTTAGTGGCTCTCGTTCTGCTGATGGAGGTTCTTCCGCTCTTTCGCAGCGCATCGATCAAACCACTCAACATACGAGAGGTCCCCTGGATCTCTGGCGAAATCGTTCACTTTGAACTGAACGAATATCAAACCATGGGCTGGCTTATCACCAACGATGGTACCCTGAAGGTCGTCCGGCTGATTCCACCAGATCCGGAAGATGCCGATGCGAAATCGATGAGCCCACTCGCGTTCGAGGTTGTCAAAGAAACAAAGCTCTTCGACGACGGTGAAGTCACATCGATCTCGACCTCGACAGGAGAAACCGATTTCGTCTTAGGGATGGACAACGGCAACGTGCGTGTCGGCAACGTCGAATTCAAGACAACTTTTGTGGACCCGGTCGAAATCAAGAGTTGGTTTGTCGAACAAACCGACAGCGTTTCGAGCAAGCACTTCTCGCATCCTGGCGACACGGTTATCTATAACGATGGCGTCGTGCAGATGACGCCCCAGGGTCAGTATCGGGCACAAAATGTCGAATGGACACTCGGAGATCCCGTTGAGGTGAGCGATTCGGCAATCGTGCTGCTAGATCATCTCCCTCAAGCAAACGCGCGATCGAACCTGGGCGGCAAGTCGATTACATTCGCTGCGATGGACGGCGAAAACACGTTAAAACTTGGCGTTGTCAACGAAAAGAAGAGTTTACTCACCGGCAAAACCAAACTCGACACCAAGCTCTATGATCTTCCCCCGATACCCGGCAACGACAGCGTGCCCAAGTTCATACTCATCGATGGTCTTGGAAATAATGTTCTAGCGGTCGAAGAATCGGGACAACTGAGCCGTTACGACATCCGCAACAAAGACAGTATCCGTCTCGCCGAAACGGTCGACCTGGTGCCAGATCCCGGCGTCTCGCTCACCGTTTGCGATTGGGTTCTGGGCCGCGAGACATTGTTCGCAGGGGACAGCCAAGGCAACAGTTCCGGCTGGTTCCAGATTCGCTTATCCGATCGAAACGATGAGAGGTTTTCCCATCGAAATAGTTCGGATGGGTTTGCTCTTGTGCGTGCCCACGTCTTTCCCCCAGGCCCCGGAGCAGTCAGTGCCTTTGGAGCTTCGTCGCGCAGCCGCATGTTTATTGTTGGATATGCGAACGGTCAGTGCTCGCTGTTTCATATGACCACGGAAAAGCACGTCGCTGATCTGATGATGCCTGAGGGTGGCCAAGTGGGTCTTGCTCGAATCGCTCCTCGCGACGACGGACTGTTTATCGAGGCCGGCGACAAGATTGCTCACTTCGCGTTGTCCCCTGGCTTTCCCGATATCACGTTGTCGTCGCTCTTTTTACCGGTTTGGTACGAAGGCTACGCCGAGCCGCTAAATATGTGGCAAAGCTCTTCCTCTAAGACGAAGGATGAGTTGAAATTTTCGCTTTATCCGCTCATCTCCGGCACCTTCAAGGCAACCTTTTACTCGATGCTATTCGGAGCCCCCCTGGCACTGTTAGCGGGTGTATATACCAGCGAGTTCAGCACGCGTCGAACCCGACGGCTTGTTAAGCCAACCGTCGAAATGATGGCCAGTTTGCCGAGCGTGGTGCTTGGTTTTCTGGCGGCACTCGTGTTTGCGCCGGTCGCCGAGAAGGTTGTCCCAGCGTGCCTGGCGTCGATGTTCACAGTCCCGTTTGCAATCTTGCTTGGGGCCTTTTTGTGGCAGATCATGCCGCAAACTTTTACGCTTCGACTTCAGCCCTACCGACTTTGGTTTCTCACTCCGGTGCTGGTTCTCGGAATCTATCTTGCCTACTGGTTAGGTCCGTCGATTGAACAGTGGCTGTTCCTGGGCAACATCAAACTCTGGCTTGTGCATCCCGAGCAAGGCTCTGGGGTGGGCGGCTGGTTGCTGATCTTGATTCCCTTTTGTGTGTTGGTCATCTCTGTTCTGGATGTGTACGTGTTGAATTCGTTTTGGCGGGGTAGCGTCGCCATGGCACCTCGATTCACCTTCGCGCTACTGAGCCTGGGCAAGTTTTTGCTTTTTTCGCTCGTGACCTTTTCAATGGCCTATGCACTGGGAACTTTATTAGACCTCGCCGGTTGGGATCCAAGAGGCACCTACATCGGCGAATTTGATCAACGCAATTCCTTGATCGTCGGTTTCGTGATGGGCTTCGCGGTAATTCCGATCATTTACACGCTGTCCGACGATGCGCTCTCGAGTGTGCCTTCTCACCTGAGATCCGCCTCTTTGGGATGTGGTGCTACCCATTGGCAAACGACGGTGCGGATTGTCATTCCGACGGCCATGAGTGGCTTGTTTTCAGCGCTGATGATTGGCCTAGGACGTGTCGCCGGCGAAACGATGATTGTTCTCATGGCTGGCGGCAACACACCGATCGAGGACTGGAATATCTTTAACGGGTTCCGGACCCTCAGCACCAACGTCGCGATCGAACTGCCGGAAGCGGTTCAAGGTAGCTCGCACTATCGTGTGCTGTTTTTCTCGGCCTTGGTTCTCTTCCTGCTGACCTTCCTTATCAATACGGTCGCAGAGGTCGTTCGACTCTACTTCCGGAGGCGGGCCTACCAACTATGA
- a CDS encoding phosphate ABC transporter permease PstA — MSQPQDNANSHVKKYQRKTRPGLTILSQGEPMIWLSGGALALALLMIFGLLGLIIYQGMASFWPGRLYLVTLKDGSVLMGELTAEEDYTVSRNLADQNENATSPPKSSHRWQYRTDNFEFQAPQNGTYQWVTQDERSETAPTMPTWAMLFERKTLGRFVGTPHKFTISKTRPISSDEDDLSDIHSFFANNQSSLTGPDAQDDEALSAWTATLDSLEQEIGSIQDKLDAIQVENTRSFITQNHHGQKDLVGVTETGEIIPLAEVEDNQNLIEIREVIQGPQATYDAYQQHHASAQESVHTIERISEHEVGASSRSQEEARLQLRQQELTHDVFVEGLANETYNLMISLKAIQADQQKDIRIVERATRLLGKDSAMAKVGPDLVAALNSQRTAEVSRIKARLNEIAQLLEQVPPAAKQAVYHFVNVRFDVDNQIAAIQERINQIEERNNRFGLFATTAQGTEAELKLGDIVRAFPANQLDWTGRLEVYFARWGEFLFADPREANSEGGVFPAIWGTVAMTMIMSLIVVPFGVLAALYLREYAKSGPIVSIIRISINNLAGVPSIVFGVFGYGFLILVVGAYIDGGPGNANLPSIPKLWWWLMAAGLAIVAFTAFLTTSYSLGSRKVLTRMRTPTLGIASLLLWILATIAFIALVAFTPDFHGFYQANLPNPTFGKGGLLWASLTLALLTLPVVIVATEEALAAVPNSLREGSYGCGASKWQTIRRIVLPHALPGIMTGMILAMARGAGEVAPLMLVGVLKLAPELPVDLSAPFVHLDRSFMHLGFHIFDLGFQSPNSEAAKPMVFTTTLLLITVVATLNLFAIWLRARLRKRFHSGQF, encoded by the coding sequence ATGAGCCAACCTCAGGACAATGCGAACAGCCACGTCAAGAAGTATCAACGCAAGACGCGGCCGGGGCTTACCATTCTTTCCCAGGGAGAACCAATGATCTGGCTCTCTGGCGGAGCGTTGGCCTTGGCTCTCTTGATGATCTTCGGTCTCTTGGGCCTAATTATCTATCAAGGAATGGCCAGCTTCTGGCCAGGTCGGCTGTATCTGGTCACGCTGAAAGATGGCTCGGTCTTGATGGGGGAATTGACCGCCGAGGAAGACTATACCGTCAGCCGCAACTTGGCAGATCAAAACGAGAACGCGACATCCCCACCGAAGTCATCCCATCGCTGGCAATACCGCACTGATAATTTCGAGTTCCAAGCCCCCCAAAACGGAACCTACCAATGGGTCACCCAAGACGAGCGTTCCGAGACAGCTCCTACGATGCCCACGTGGGCAATGCTCTTTGAACGCAAGACCCTGGGACGTTTCGTCGGCACTCCGCATAAGTTCACTATCTCGAAAACTCGCCCTATCTCTTCGGACGAAGATGACCTGAGCGATATCCATTCTTTCTTTGCCAACAACCAATCGAGCCTGACAGGGCCTGATGCCCAAGACGACGAAGCGCTATCCGCGTGGACGGCAACGCTCGATTCGCTCGAGCAGGAGATCGGATCGATTCAGGACAAGCTCGATGCGATTCAAGTGGAGAATACCCGAAGCTTTATCACTCAAAATCATCACGGCCAAAAAGATCTTGTCGGGGTCACGGAAACCGGGGAAATCATTCCGCTTGCTGAAGTAGAAGACAACCAGAATCTGATTGAAATCCGAGAGGTCATTCAAGGACCTCAGGCAACCTACGATGCCTACCAGCAGCACCATGCTTCCGCCCAAGAAAGCGTTCATACGATTGAACGTATTTCGGAGCATGAAGTCGGTGCGAGCAGCCGAAGCCAGGAAGAGGCCCGACTTCAACTTCGTCAGCAAGAGCTCACCCACGACGTTTTCGTCGAAGGCCTTGCCAACGAGACCTATAATCTGATGATCTCGTTGAAAGCGATCCAGGCAGACCAACAAAAAGACATTCGAATCGTGGAACGGGCAACGCGGCTCCTCGGCAAGGACTCTGCCATGGCGAAGGTCGGCCCAGACCTTGTTGCCGCATTAAACTCTCAGCGAACTGCCGAAGTATCACGCATCAAAGCCCGGCTCAATGAAATTGCTCAGCTATTAGAGCAGGTCCCCCCCGCAGCCAAGCAAGCCGTATACCACTTTGTTAATGTTCGCTTTGATGTCGATAACCAGATTGCCGCGATTCAGGAACGGATCAATCAAATCGAGGAGCGCAACAATCGTTTCGGCTTGTTTGCCACCACCGCACAAGGCACCGAAGCCGAGTTGAAACTAGGAGACATCGTCCGCGCCTTTCCGGCCAATCAACTCGACTGGACAGGTCGCTTGGAAGTCTATTTCGCGAGGTGGGGCGAGTTTCTTTTTGCTGACCCTCGCGAAGCGAACTCAGAAGGGGGCGTTTTCCCCGCAATTTGGGGCACGGTCGCGATGACCATGATCATGTCGTTGATCGTCGTACCCTTTGGCGTCTTGGCGGCTCTGTACCTTCGCGAATACGCCAAGAGCGGCCCGATCGTCAGCATTATTCGCATCAGTATCAACAATTTGGCTGGGGTTCCCAGCATTGTATTTGGCGTGTTCGGCTATGGCTTTTTGATCCTCGTGGTCGGTGCGTACATCGATGGCGGTCCAGGCAATGCGAACCTACCAAGCATTCCGAAACTGTGGTGGTGGCTAATGGCCGCCGGCCTGGCCATTGTTGCTTTTACGGCATTTCTCACCACCTCATATTCCCTCGGCAGTCGAAAAGTACTCACGCGGATGCGAACCCCTACGCTAGGAATCGCGAGTCTGCTGCTATGGATTTTGGCAACAATCGCATTCATTGCGTTGGTGGCTTTCACGCCGGACTTCCATGGTTTTTACCAAGCCAATCTTCCCAACCCAACCTTTGGCAAAGGCGGGTTGCTATGGGCCAGCTTAACGCTGGCGTTGTTGACCTTGCCGGTGGTGATTGTCGCTACCGAAGAAGCCTTGGCCGCCGTACCCAATTCGCTTCGCGAAGGCTCGTATGGCTGTGGTGCCAGCAAATGGCAAACGATTCGCCGCATTGTGTTGCCGCATGCGTTACCAGGCATCATGACGGGAATGATATTGGCGATGGCTCGCGGGGCAGGCGAAGTCGCTCCCCTGATGCTGGTCGGCGTGCTCAAGCTTGCACCAGAATTACCCGTCGACCTCAGCGCACCTTTCGTTCACCTAGACCGAAGCTTCATGCATCTCGGTTTTCATATCTTTGATTTAGGCTTTCAAAGCCCCAATAGCGAAGCTGCCAAACCGATGGTTTTCACGACAACGTTATTACTGATTACGGTGGTCGCCACGTTGAACCTATTCGCGATATGGCTTCGTGCCCGACTTAGAAAACGATTTCATTCCGGACAATTTTAG
- the pstB gene encoding phosphate ABC transporter ATP-binding protein PstB, which yields MSQPQSTSSETSRLELIAQGHDFAPVMHDAVFHEEKVLEIKNFNLWYGDKQALFDISMPIPRGQVTALVGPSGCGKSTLLRSVNRMNDLIDTVRIQGDLFLNDQSICDRGVDVIELRKRMGMVFQKPNPFPMSIFENVVYPLRIDGERSRSVLEGVCEHSLKGAAIWSEVKDRLHESGLSLSGGQQQRLCIARAIASEPEVLLLDEPCSALDPIATGKIEDLIRELRGEYSILIVTHNMQQASRISDYTAFMYLGRLVEYGPTVDIFTKPKLPETNAYVTGRFG from the coding sequence ATGAGTCAACCACAATCAACCTCTTCAGAAACAAGCCGGCTCGAATTGATCGCCCAGGGGCACGACTTTGCTCCTGTGATGCACGATGCCGTCTTTCACGAAGAAAAGGTTCTGGAAATCAAGAACTTCAACCTTTGGTATGGAGACAAACAGGCCCTTTTCGATATCAGCATGCCCATTCCCCGAGGTCAGGTAACGGCGTTGGTCGGGCCGTCGGGATGCGGCAAGTCGACCCTGCTGCGAAGTGTTAATCGGATGAACGATTTAATCGACACCGTTCGTATCCAGGGCGATCTCTTTCTGAACGATCAATCGATCTGCGACCGGGGCGTCGACGTGATCGAGCTTCGCAAACGCATGGGCATGGTTTTCCAGAAACCTAACCCATTCCCCATGAGTATCTTCGAGAACGTCGTCTATCCTTTGCGCATCGACGGCGAACGTAGTCGCAGTGTGCTTGAAGGTGTTTGCGAACATAGCCTCAAAGGTGCCGCGATCTGGAGCGAAGTGAAGGACCGGCTCCACGAAAGTGGTTTGAGCCTTTCCGGCGGTCAGCAACAACGCCTATGCATCGCACGAGCCATCGCGAGTGAGCCGGAGGTTTTGCTATTGGACGAACCGTGCTCGGCACTCGACCCAATCGCCACCGGCAAGATTGAAGATTTGATTCGCGAGCTTCGTGGCGAGTATTCGATTTTGATCGTCACCCACAACATGCAGCAGGCATCGCGAATCAGCGATTACACCGCGTTCATGTATTTGGGCCGGCTCGTCGAGTACGGCCCGACGGTTGATATATTCACCAAACCCAAACTACCAGAAACAAACGCCTACGTGACGGGTCGTTTTGGTTAG
- the phoU gene encoding phosphate signaling complex protein PhoU: MTRHWIRQIEAVRSQLLSMGTHAEAQVSEATRALHDLDRERALDVIAEDDQLDQMDVDLEEECLHSIALFQPVASDLRLIISSMSVAHELERIGDLAVNIAESVVRLRDGGAATSQIILPECLKQANHQATEMLRKSLDAFVDGNSSTCRDLIYQDRELDRLHRQIFQWLKDGITKNPADLDWMIEVTGISKHIERIADHVTNIAEIVIYWIEGEIVRHRQSISDGNENGTK; this comes from the coding sequence ATGACTCGTCACTGGATCCGACAGATCGAAGCCGTTCGTTCGCAATTGCTTTCAATGGGTACGCATGCCGAAGCCCAGGTTAGCGAGGCGACGAGGGCACTGCATGATCTCGACCGAGAACGGGCCCTCGATGTCATAGCCGAAGATGATCAGCTAGACCAAATGGACGTTGACCTTGAAGAAGAGTGCCTGCACTCGATCGCCCTCTTTCAGCCGGTGGCATCGGACCTGCGTCTGATTATTTCTTCGATGTCAGTGGCGCACGAATTAGAGCGAATCGGTGACCTTGCGGTAAATATTGCCGAAAGCGTGGTTCGACTTCGCGATGGTGGAGCCGCGACCAGCCAAATCATTCTGCCGGAATGCCTGAAGCAAGCCAATCATCAAGCAACAGAGATGCTGCGTAAGAGCTTGGACGCTTTCGTTGATGGAAATTCTTCGACGTGTCGCGACTTAATTTATCAAGACCGAGAACTCGATCGCCTGCATCGCCAGATTTTTCAGTGGCTTAAAGACGGCATCACGAAAAACCCAGCAGATCTGGATTGGATGATCGAGGTCACCGGCATTTCAAAACATATCGAACGCATTGCGGACCATGTCACGAATATCGCCGAGATTGTCATCTACTGGATCGAAGGCGAAATCGTTCGCCATCGTCAATCGATCAGCGATGGCAACGAGAACGGCACAAAGTGA
- a CDS encoding winged helix-turn-helix transcriptional regulator encodes MAQRSILIVEKAGGPLHTVALNLQQTGCQVYLASGTRDGLQYAMEFVPDVVVLSRSLAEMETVDLCRSILRNLGESSTPAILIAPTGGDQSGIEDPAHDSRLAESLALDLLAQSVKTLTFRARHTIDTQAILECHGIRLDPRFSLVEMDGNRLDLTPTEFRLLQALLSRPGHVLTRAQLEDAAGLPAKDREPETDSENTSRTRRIDVHVKSIRGKLDRKGLLIETVRGVGYRFREAAWNINALN; translated from the coding sequence GTGGCTCAACGCAGCATATTGATCGTCGAAAAAGCAGGTGGGCCGCTCCACACGGTCGCGCTCAACCTGCAGCAAACAGGCTGTCAGGTCTACTTGGCCAGCGGAACACGTGATGGCCTACAGTATGCCATGGAATTCGTGCCGGACGTAGTTGTCTTGTCGCGGTCCTTAGCAGAGATGGAAACGGTCGACCTCTGTCGATCGATCTTAAGAAATTTAGGCGAATCTTCGACGCCTGCGATCTTGATTGCTCCTACCGGAGGAGACCAAAGCGGTATCGAAGATCCAGCCCACGATTCTCGCTTGGCGGAGTCGCTCGCGTTAGATCTCCTGGCTCAATCGGTCAAAACATTGACCTTTCGTGCCCGCCACACCATCGACACCCAAGCCATCTTGGAATGTCATGGGATCCGGCTTGACCCTCGCTTCTCGCTAGTCGAGATGGATGGAAATCGTCTCGATCTGACTCCTACCGAGTTTCGCCTGCTACAAGCTCTGTTGTCACGCCCTGGGCACGTTCTAACAAGGGCTCAGTTGGAAGACGCCGCAGGCCTTCCGGCGAAAGACCGAGAGCCTGAGACCGACTCTGAGAACACTAGCAGAACTCGCCGGATCGATGTCCATGTCAAATCGATCCGCGGCAAGCTCGACCGAAAGGGCCTACTCATCGAGACTGTCCGGGGGGTCGGCTATCGCTTCCGAGAAGCCGCCTGGAACATAAATGCTTTGAACTAA
- a CDS encoding sodium:solute symporter family protein, which yields MDFIEQMPLLGAAMTATRAWTFLFVTITFMVYLYIGWRSRVKESGEFYVAGQGIPAIANGAATAADWMSAASFISMAGLISGLGSDGSVFLLGWTGGYVLLAMLLAPYLRKFGQYTVPDFVAKRYYSETARIVAAVCAVFVSITYVAGQMRGVGIVFARFLEVETWQGVVLGMIIVGVFAVLGGMKGITWTQVVQFFVLIAAFLIPTFALSGMLTDSSIPQIGFTTGDIAEKVNLIQEDLGFSSYTQPFTNYDMANVFLIMFALMAGTAGLPHVIVRFYTVANVRAARYSAFWALLFICLLYTSAPVLAMFARYSILHTLEGAHIGEVVKTDDDTEYIPVYRINDEGKEVPIQWVDTWQKTGLITIDDKNKDGLLSLKNVDGNFAEVTIDKDILVLATPEIAQLSPWVIAIVATGGLAAALSTAAGLLLVISSSMAHDLYVHFFEPNASEPRRLFIARIMIIGAILVAGYFGIAPPGFIGEVVAFAFGLAAASFFPIIFLGIFDKRMNREGATTGMIVGILFTAIYIILCRSDRVLGFDEPLMTPWFQGSYLIPNGLRPEGVGAIGLALNFIVAFTISRLTAAPPEDVQDLVESVRIPRGSHAPEAHFDETDAEADNP from the coding sequence ATGGATTTTATCGAACAGATGCCGCTCTTAGGTGCGGCGATGACCGCAACGCGAGCGTGGACTTTCTTATTCGTCACGATCACCTTCATGGTTTACCTGTACATCGGCTGGAGAAGCCGTGTGAAGGAATCAGGTGAGTTCTACGTCGCCGGGCAGGGGATTCCTGCGATTGCCAATGGTGCCGCAACTGCGGCCGACTGGATGAGCGCTGCGTCGTTTATCAGCATGGCCGGCTTGATCAGTGGATTGGGTTCGGATGGTTCCGTTTTTCTATTGGGCTGGACTGGCGGATACGTGCTGTTGGCGATGTTGCTTGCGCCTTACCTGCGAAAGTTTGGTCAATACACGGTGCCAGACTTTGTCGCCAAACGCTATTACAGTGAAACGGCTCGAATCGTTGCGGCCGTTTGTGCCGTGTTCGTTTCCATCACGTATGTCGCCGGTCAGATGCGGGGCGTGGGGATCGTGTTTGCCCGCTTCCTGGAAGTCGAGACCTGGCAAGGGGTCGTGCTGGGGATGATCATCGTCGGCGTGTTTGCCGTGCTCGGAGGGATGAAGGGGATTACCTGGACTCAGGTGGTGCAGTTCTTCGTGCTGATCGCTGCGTTTTTGATACCGACGTTTGCCCTGTCTGGGATGCTGACGGACAGTTCGATTCCGCAAATTGGTTTCACGACGGGGGACATCGCCGAGAAGGTCAACTTGATTCAGGAAGACCTAGGCTTTTCGTCGTACACGCAGCCGTTTACCAACTACGACATGGCGAACGTGTTTCTTATCATGTTCGCTTTGATGGCCGGTACGGCGGGTCTGCCTCACGTGATCGTGCGTTTCTACACGGTGGCCAATGTTCGTGCGGCTCGCTATAGCGCTTTCTGGGCGCTGCTGTTCATTTGCTTGCTTTACACATCGGCTCCTGTTCTCGCGATGTTTGCACGCTACTCCATCTTGCACACGCTGGAAGGTGCCCACATCGGCGAAGTCGTCAAGACAGACGATGACACCGAATACATCCCTGTGTATCGGATTAATGACGAAGGAAAAGAAGTTCCCATTCAATGGGTCGATACCTGGCAGAAGACCGGGTTGATTACGATTGACGATAAGAACAAGGACGGCCTTCTTTCTCTGAAAAACGTCGACGGAAACTTTGCCGAGGTGACCATCGATAAGGATATTCTGGTTTTGGCGACCCCAGAGATCGCACAGCTTTCTCCGTGGGTGATTGCCATTGTGGCGACCGGCGGACTGGCTGCCGCGCTGAGTACGGCTGCCGGGCTGCTGCTGGTGATTTCGAGTTCGATGGCTCACGACTTGTACGTTCACTTCTTCGAGCCGAATGCTTCCGAGCCCCGGCGACTGTTCATCGCGCGAATCATGATCATTGGGGCGATCCTGGTGGCCGGGTACTTTGGTATCGCTCCGCCTGGGTTTATCGGTGAAGTGGTTGCGTTTGCTTTTGGTCTCGCAGCGGCGAGCTTTTTCCCGATTATCTTCCTGGGGATTTTCGATAAGCGAATGAACCGGGAAGGGGCGACGACCGGGATGATTGTGGGCATTCTGTTCACGGCCATTTACATTATTCTGTGCCGCTCGGATCGCGTGTTGGGCTTTGACGAGCCGCTGATGACGCCGTGGTTCCAGGGAAGCTACTTGATTCCCAACGGCCTGCGACCTGAAGGGGTTGGGGCGATCGGCCTGGCGCTGAATTTCATCGTAGCTTTTACGATTAGCCGACTGACAGCGGCACCGCCGGAAGATGTTCAGGACCTGGTCGAGAGTGTCCGGATTCCGCGGGGGTCACATGCACCGGAAGCGCATTTTGATGAGACCGATGCAGAAGCGGATAATCCGTAG
- a CDS encoding DUF4212 domain-containing protein encodes MSSSPPPNRPEPKVAYWRQNLMVIGVLLTIWAFVAFGCSIFFIEWLNQFQIGNLPLGFWFAQQGSMYVFLVLILVYALVMDYLDRKHDVKE; translated from the coding sequence ATGTCATCCTCCCCACCTCCAAATCGCCCTGAGCCTAAGGTTGCCTATTGGCGGCAAAACCTGATGGTTATTGGCGTTCTGCTTACCATTTGGGCTTTTGTGGCCTTTGGTTGCTCGATTTTCTTCATCGAGTGGCTCAACCAGTTCCAAATTGGCAATCTGCCGCTGGGATTTTGGTTTGCTCAGCAGGGTTCAATGTATGTGTTTCTGGTGCTGATCTTGGTCTATGCACTGGTGATGGACTATCTCGATCGCAAACATGACGTGAAGGAGTAG